One window of Chionomys nivalis chromosome 10, mChiNiv1.1, whole genome shotgun sequence genomic DNA carries:
- the Etv1 gene encoding ETS translocation variant 1 isoform X2, with product MLQDLSAGIFFPPCSQHRTLAQVPDNDEQSVPDYQAESVAFHGLPLKIKKEPHSPCSELGSACSQEQPFKFSYGEKCLYSISAYDQKPHVGMRPSNPPTPSSTPVSPLHHASPNTAHTPKPDRAFPTHLPPSQSIPDSTYPMDHRFRRQLSEPCNSFPPLPTLPREGRPMYQRQMSEPNIPFPPQGFKQEYHDPVYEHNTMVGGAASQSFPPPLMIKQEPRDFAYDSEVPSCHSIYMRQEGFLAHPSRTEGCMFEKGPRQFYDDTCVVPEKFDGDIKQEPGMYREGPTYQRRGSLQLWQFLVALLDDPSNSHFIAWTGRGMEFKLIEPEEVARRWGIQKNRPAMNYDKLSRSLRYYYEKGIMQKVAGERYVYKFVCDPEALFSMAFPDNQRPLLKTDMERHINEEDTVPLSHFDESMAYMPEGGCCNPHPYNEGYVY from the exons tgGCTTTTCATGGACTACCACTGAAAATCAAGAAAGAACCCCACAGCCCCTGTTCAGAACTCGGGTCTGCCTGCAGTCAAGAGCAACCTTTTAAATTCAGCTATGGAGAAAAGTGCCTGTACAGCATCAG TGCCTATGATCAGAAGCCACACGTGGGAATGAGGCCCTCCAACCCCCCGACTCCATCCAGTACTCCAGTGTCTCCACTACATCATGCATCTCCAAATACAGCTCATACTCCGAAACCTGACCGGGCCTTCCCAACTCACCTCCCTCCTTCTCAGTCCATACCAGACAGCACCTACCCCATGGACCACAG GTTTCGTCGCCAGCTTTCTGAACCCTGcaattcttttcctcctctgccGACATTGCCAAGGGAAGGGCGTCCTATGTACCAACGCCAGATGTCTGAGCCAAACATCCCCTTCCCACCACAAGGCTTTAAGCAAGAGTACCACGACCCAGTCTATGAACACAACACCATGGTTGGAGGTGCAGCCAGCCAAAGCTTCCCCCCTCCTTTGATGATCAAACAGGAACCCAGAGATTTTGCATATGATTCAG AAGTGCCTAGCTGCCACTCCATCTACATGAGGCAAGAAGGCTTCCTGGCTCACCCAAGCAGAACAGAAG GCTGCATGTTTGAAAAGGGCCCCAGGCAGTTCTACGACGACACGTGTGTTGTCCCAGAGAAGTTTGATG gggACATTAAGCAAGAGCCAGGAATGTACCGGGAAGGACCCACGTACCAGAGACGAGGGTCCCTTCAGCTTTGGCAGTTTTTGGTAGCTCTTCTGGACGACCCTTCAAATTCTCATTTCATTGCCTGGACTGGACGAGGCATGGAATTCAAGTTGATTGAGCCTGAAGAG GTGGCCCGGCGTTGGGGCATTCAGAAGAACAGGCCAGCTATGAACTATGACAAACTTAGCCGTTCTCTCCGCTATTACTATGAGAAGGGAATCATGCAGAAG gtggctggagagagatATGTCTACAAATTTGTGTGTGACCCGGAAGCCCTTTTCTCCATGGCCTTTCCGGATAACCAGCGCCCACTGCTGAAGACGGACATGGAACGTCACATCAACGAGGAGGACACGGTGCCTCTGTCTCACTTTGACGAAAGCATGGCCTACATGCCAGAAGGGGGCTGCTGCAACCCCCACCCCTACAACGAAGGCTACGTGTACTGA